The Candidatus Phaeomarinobacter ectocarpi genome includes a region encoding these proteins:
- a CDS encoding dCTP deaminase domain-containing protein, producing the protein MAFWSGAKLAYDGPRLQIVDGFEKKQIDCSAYTLRMGAEAYVTPSHGFDLRKNTKQKLEFPQPHLMPAFGKWYRARGGDFVIPPGQFAFLLTEETVKIPPSTMGFISLKSGTKFKGLINVSGFHVDPGFTGKLIYSVFNAGPSPIHLSRGDDLFLLWIADLVGDEDPIYTKTTRDNVPAQLEIPSKLISEVARETHSLQALSDRVALLSARVTTVTAVAMGAATVFGLAFAIVAVIFAWPSFEQWVQKP; encoded by the coding sequence ATGGCTTTCTGGAGCGGTGCGAAATTAGCGTATGACGGACCGCGACTTCAGATAGTTGATGGTTTTGAGAAAAAACAGATCGATTGCTCTGCGTACACTCTTCGCATGGGTGCTGAAGCCTATGTCACGCCTTCTCATGGGTTTGACTTGCGAAAAAATACGAAGCAAAAACTGGAATTCCCGCAACCTCATTTAATGCCTGCGTTCGGCAAATGGTATCGAGCGCGTGGAGGAGACTTCGTTATTCCGCCTGGGCAGTTTGCCTTCTTGTTGACAGAAGAGACTGTCAAGATTCCTCCAAGCACGATGGGATTTATCTCCCTGAAGTCCGGAACAAAATTCAAAGGCCTCATAAACGTTTCTGGCTTTCACGTTGATCCTGGGTTCACTGGAAAACTAATCTACTCAGTTTTTAATGCAGGACCTTCCCCGATTCATTTATCGAGAGGCGATGACCTTTTCCTCTTGTGGATCGCGGACCTTGTTGGCGACGAGGACCCTATCTACACGAAAACGACTAGGGACAACGTTCCGGCGCAACTTGAGATTCCCTCAAAGCTCATTTCTGAGGTTGCGCGTGAAACGCATTCTTTGCAGGCGCTGTCTGATCGCGTCGCACTACTTTCAGCAAGAGTGACAACAGTTACAGCGGTTGCAATGGGTGCAGCGACCGTCTTCGGTCTGGCTTTCGCAATTGTCGCTGTGATTTTTGCTTGGCCATCATTTGAGCAATGGGTGCAAAAGCCATGA
- the trxA gene encoding thioredoxin gives MSDIHSTREGAAPLGAQAPAGDLIKDATTQSFAVDVMDASQQTPVIVDFWAPWCGPCKQLTPILEKVVQQAQGAVRLVKMNIDEHPEIAQQLRVQSIPAVFAFKNGQPVDGFMGALPESQIKRFVETLLGGELAPTQSEQMLEAGAAAMDAGDIGAAAQAFAAVLQEDRENPKAIAGLARCYIASNDLDRATEVLGLADDKLADDPDIKGAIAALEIARSGPAEPENDLSPLLAKLEADPKDHETRIEVAIALNAAGDRDGATDHLIESIRLDRAWNEEAARTQLLQFFEAWGPMDEATQAGRRKLSSVLFS, from the coding sequence ATGAGTGATATTCACAGCACCCGCGAGGGCGCAGCACCTTTGGGCGCACAAGCCCCGGCGGGCGACCTGATCAAGGACGCCACCACACAGAGTTTTGCTGTCGACGTGATGGATGCTAGCCAGCAGACCCCCGTCATTGTGGATTTCTGGGCCCCGTGGTGTGGCCCCTGCAAGCAGCTGACACCCATTCTGGAAAAAGTCGTGCAGCAGGCCCAGGGCGCCGTGCGGCTGGTGAAAATGAACATCGACGAGCACCCGGAGATCGCGCAGCAACTGCGCGTGCAGTCGATCCCGGCGGTCTTTGCTTTCAAGAACGGTCAGCCGGTGGATGGCTTCATGGGCGCGCTGCCCGAAAGCCAGATCAAACGCTTTGTAGAAACCCTTCTGGGTGGCGAACTGGCCCCGACACAATCAGAGCAGATGCTCGAAGCCGGTGCTGCCGCCATGGACGCGGGCGACATTGGCGCTGCGGCCCAGGCCTTTGCCGCGGTGCTGCAGGAAGACCGCGAAAACCCCAAGGCCATTGCCGGTCTGGCGCGCTGCTACATCGCCAGCAACGACCTGGACCGCGCCACAGAAGTGCTCGGCCTGGCGGACGACAAGCTGGCCGATGACCCGGACATCAAGGGTGCGATCGCAGCACTGGAGATTGCCCGGTCAGGACCCGCGGAACCGGAAAACGATCTGTCGCCGCTGCTCGCCAAGCTGGAAGCAGACCCCAAAGATCACGAGACACGCATTGAAGTCGCCATTGCGCTCAACGCCGCAGGCGACCGTGACGGCGCAACCGACCACCTGATCGAGAGCATCCGCCTCGACCGGGCCTGGAATGAGGAAGCCGCCCGCACGCAATTGCTGCAGTTCTTTGAGGCATGGGGCCCCATGGACGAAGCAACGCAGGCCGGCCGCCGCAAGCTTTCCTCTGTCCTCTTTTCATAA
- a CDS encoding LON peptidase substrate-binding domain-containing protein: MTERYSSINDLPGTLPIFPLAGAMLLPRGVLPLNIFEPRYVSMVDAALRSGDRLIGMIQPQTIGPADAGASPAIHDVGCAGRITGFNETDDGRVLMTLTGICRFKVTQELDAMTPFRQVKADYAPFANDLEAGSGELDVSRTALLDVVRRYLDANNLQADWDAIEQSSNEALVNSLSMISPFGPQEKQAMLEADSLEQRNQILIALAEMALAQTQTDDDTTLQ; encoded by the coding sequence ATGACCGAACGCTATTCTTCGATAAATGATCTGCCGGGTACTTTGCCCATCTTCCCGCTTGCGGGTGCCATGTTGCTGCCGCGCGGCGTACTGCCGCTCAATATCTTTGAGCCGCGTTACGTCTCAATGGTGGATGCGGCGCTGCGCTCAGGCGACAGGCTCATCGGCATGATCCAGCCACAGACCATTGGTCCGGCTGACGCGGGCGCCAGTCCGGCCATTCATGACGTAGGCTGTGCCGGGCGCATCACCGGCTTCAATGAAACCGATGATGGCCGCGTCCTGATGACACTGACTGGCATCTGCCGGTTCAAAGTAACCCAGGAGCTGGATGCCATGACCCCGTTCCGACAGGTGAAGGCAGACTATGCGCCCTTCGCAAATGATCTTGAGGCGGGCAGTGGCGAACTTGATGTCAGCCGCACCGCCCTTCTTGATGTTGTCCGGCGCTACCTGGACGCCAACAATCTGCAGGCCGACTGGGACGCGATTGAGCAATCTTCAAACGAGGCGCTGGTCAATTCCCTGTCGATGATTTCGCCGTTTGGCCCGCAGGAAAAACAGGCCATGCTGGAGGCTGACAGCCTTGAGCAGCGCAACCAGATATTGATTGCCCTGGCCGAGATGGCACTGGCACAAACACAGACCGACGACGACACCACGCTCCAATAG
- a CDS encoding Trm112 family protein: MTDDTTSAADSTPASDSTLHAAAGEVDPKLLEILVCPVTRETLSYDKSKQELVSKAARLAYPIRDGIPIMLPEEARELTDTEAGSA, encoded by the coding sequence ATGACAGACGACACAACATCCGCTGCTGACAGTACCCCCGCTTCTGACAGCACACTGCACGCAGCTGCCGGTGAAGTTGACCCCAAGCTGCTGGAAATTCTGGTCTGCCCGGTCACACGCGAAACCCTGTCCTACGACAAGTCGAAGCAGGAACTGGTGAGCAAGGCTGCCCGCCTCGCCTACCCGATCCGCGATGGCATCCCCATCATGCTGCCGGAAGAAGCCCGCGAACTGACCGACACCGAAGCCGGCAGCGCCTAG
- a CDS encoding gamma-butyrobetaine hydroxylase-like domain-containing protein has product MSAQTKQNRPWPTEIRLKKSERVLEVDFDDGTSFAVPAELLRVESPSAEVQGHGSGQKKTVPGKRMIAINQVEPVGSYAVRLIFSDGHDSGLFTWDYLYELGRDADTKMNAYISVLEEKGLSRD; this is encoded by the coding sequence ATGAGCGCGCAGACCAAACAGAACCGGCCCTGGCCCACAGAAATCCGCCTCAAGAAGAGTGAGCGGGTTCTCGAGGTCGATTTTGACGACGGCACAAGCTTTGCGGTTCCTGCAGAGCTCCTGCGTGTCGAAAGCCCCTCCGCCGAAGTGCAGGGTCATGGCTCGGGTCAAAAAAAGACGGTGCCGGGCAAGCGCATGATTGCCATCAACCAGGTGGAGCCGGTTGGGTCCTACGCTGTGCGCCTGATCTTTTCAGACGGCCATGATTCGGGCCTGTTCACCTGGGACTATCTGTACGAGCTTGGCCGAGATGCCGACACCAAGATGAACGCCTATATCAGCGTCCTTGAGGAAAAAGGCTTGAGCCGCGACTAG
- a CDS encoding HIT domain-containing protein, whose amino-acid sequence MLTRFKIPLIALVAFAIGQLGPLTWVFWQLAEWRLPQIKAESIAKPSPFETMAEDVWVAQTANAFAIEVVKEKLAPVHLLVISKERYATILDVPPEVRGEMINFAVDLARTYGVADSGFRLTTNTNPQGAQTVYHVHIHVIGGRQMGWLG is encoded by the coding sequence ATGCTCACTCGTTTCAAAATTCCACTTATCGCCTTGGTGGCATTCGCCATCGGGCAACTCGGACCGTTGACATGGGTCTTCTGGCAGCTTGCCGAATGGCGGCTCCCACAAATCAAGGCGGAGAGCATCGCCAAACCCAGCCCGTTTGAAACCATGGCTGAAGACGTCTGGGTCGCGCAGACGGCAAACGCTTTTGCAATCGAAGTGGTCAAGGAAAAGCTGGCTCCGGTCCACCTTCTGGTTATTTCAAAAGAACGCTACGCCACCATTCTTGACGTCCCTCCGGAGGTTCGCGGGGAGATGATCAATTTTGCCGTGGACCTTGCACGCACTTATGGCGTCGCGGATAGCGGATTTCGACTGACCACCAACACAAATCCGCAAGGGGCTCAAACGGTCTACCATGTCCATATTCACGTGATTGGCGGGCGACAGATGGGCTGGCTTGGCTAG
- a CDS encoding FAD-dependent monooxygenase: MSENKTPRETDIVIAGGGLVGLTAALALASGAAGAPFRVVVVDALDPKSVVNAAYDGRNSSIAYSSWRLFEALGIADRLQGREQPINDILVTDGKVREGASPMFLHFAAAEIADETGDAPLGHFVENRHLREALLEAVAACDGIELIAPAKVADVTYAPGHALMTLEDGRTIKADLCVAADGRGSPVREKAGIKTIGWGYDQAGIVTTMVHDRPHEGVAQEYFLPGGPFAVLPMTGNRSSLVWTETKTVAADLMALDDDAFAAEAQDRFGTYLGDCRPDGPRWSYPLSLQLARDYVKPRLALVGDAAHGIHPLAGQGYNLGVRDVAALVDVLVESRKVGLDIGALTVLDRYQRWRRFDSTALAVMTDGLNRLFSNDIGPLRVVRDLGLGLVNQFGPARRLFMRQAAGAVGDLPTLMRG; this comes from the coding sequence ATGAGCGAGAACAAGACCCCTCGAGAAACAGACATCGTCATTGCTGGTGGCGGCCTTGTTGGTCTGACGGCTGCCCTGGCGCTGGCCAGTGGGGCGGCTGGTGCGCCTTTTCGCGTGGTGGTGGTGGATGCGCTGGATCCCAAGTCCGTGGTCAATGCGGCCTATGACGGGCGCAACTCGTCCATTGCCTATTCGTCCTGGCGGCTGTTTGAGGCGCTGGGGATTGCGGACCGTCTGCAGGGCCGCGAGCAGCCGATCAACGATATTCTGGTGACAGACGGCAAGGTGCGCGAAGGCGCATCACCGATGTTCCTGCATTTTGCCGCTGCTGAAATTGCCGATGAAACCGGCGATGCGCCACTTGGGCATTTTGTTGAAAACCGCCACTTGCGCGAGGCACTGCTTGAGGCCGTGGCCGCGTGTGACGGTATTGAGTTGATTGCACCGGCCAAAGTGGCCGACGTCACCTACGCGCCGGGTCATGCCTTGATGACGCTGGAGGATGGCCGGACGATCAAGGCCGACCTGTGCGTCGCCGCTGACGGCCGCGGTAGTCCTGTGCGGGAGAAGGCCGGGATCAAGACCATCGGCTGGGGCTACGACCAGGCAGGCATCGTCACCACCATGGTGCATGACAGGCCACATGAAGGCGTGGCGCAGGAGTATTTTCTGCCGGGCGGACCTTTCGCGGTGCTGCCCATGACCGGCAACCGGTCATCACTCGTGTGGACCGAGACCAAAACCGTTGCCGCCGACCTGATGGCGCTGGATGACGATGCCTTTGCGGCTGAAGCGCAGGACCGCTTTGGCACTTATCTGGGCGACTGTCGCCCGGACGGGCCGCGCTGGTCCTATCCGCTCTCCCTGCAGCTGGCGAGAGACTATGTGAAGCCGAGGCTGGCCCTTGTTGGTGATGCCGCCCATGGCATCCACCCGCTTGCGGGTCAGGGGTACAATCTGGGTGTGCGCGATGTGGCAGCCCTTGTGGATGTGCTGGTCGAATCTCGCAAGGTCGGCCTTGATATCGGCGCGCTTACGGTGCTCGATCGTTATCAGCGCTGGCGGCGGTTCGACAGCACGGCGCTGGCCGTTATGACGGACGGGCTCAACCGTCTGTTTTCAAATGACATCGGGCCGTTGCGCGTTGTGCGTGATCTTGGCCTGGGGCTGGTCAATCAGTTCGGCCCCGCGCGCCGCCTGTTCATGCGGCAGGCTGCTGGCGCTGTGGGCGACTTGCCCACACTTATGCGCGGCTAA